One part of the Microlunatus elymi genome encodes these proteins:
- a CDS encoding CDP-glycerol glycerophosphotransferase family protein, translating to MPAYHRHRNRQFDVLLHFPDQPVNLYQVRQWYGPLEQLSRQRSTAILCYEPETAEIIRTETSLPVLLIRGSADFGHVRDVHRPKVILYPNQNYTNFGILGLNTCQHAFICHGESDKIYMASNWMKVFNYDLVAGQAAKDRLSRRLFGYDVEARTIEIGRPQIDVEYSSPFFLDKSRTTILYAPTWEGGRTSMRYGSVASHGVALTEAILADRNYRLIYRPHPRTGIVLSEQRVADERIRGLISAANATDASAGHLVDDSPFGWQLSVADLMITDISAVAYDWLTTAKPLIVTQPEETSAVVDPTSFIADLELVPSGDAGRIVSIVQRALTDPAQLEQMQRWCSYYYGDTSPGASMARFIDAVERMIAERDTWVGVDHPVADDLDRVGQVVG from the coding sequence GTGCCCGCCTATCACCGGCATCGCAACCGTCAGTTCGACGTGCTGTTGCACTTCCCGGATCAGCCGGTCAACCTGTATCAGGTCCGGCAGTGGTATGGCCCGCTGGAGCAGCTGTCGCGACAGCGGTCGACGGCGATCCTGTGTTACGAACCGGAGACCGCCGAGATCATCCGGACCGAGACTTCGCTACCGGTGTTGCTGATTCGCGGATCGGCCGACTTCGGCCACGTACGGGACGTGCACCGGCCCAAGGTGATCTTGTATCCGAATCAGAACTACACCAACTTCGGCATTCTCGGCCTGAACACCTGTCAGCACGCTTTCATTTGTCACGGCGAGTCCGACAAGATCTACATGGCGTCCAACTGGATGAAGGTGTTCAACTACGACCTGGTCGCCGGGCAGGCAGCCAAGGACCGGCTGAGCCGGCGGCTGTTCGGTTACGACGTGGAGGCCCGGACGATCGAGATCGGCCGACCGCAGATCGACGTCGAATACAGTTCGCCGTTCTTCCTGGACAAGTCCCGGACCACCATCCTCTACGCCCCGACCTGGGAGGGCGGCCGGACCTCCATGCGGTACGGGTCGGTGGCCAGCCACGGTGTCGCGCTGACCGAGGCGATCCTGGCCGACCGTAACTACCGCCTGATCTATCGGCCGCATCCGCGCACCGGCATCGTGCTCAGCGAGCAACGGGTCGCCGACGAACGCATCCGAGGTCTGATCTCCGCCGCCAACGCCACCGACGCGTCCGCCGGCCACCTGGTCGACGACAGCCCGTTCGGCTGGCAGTTGAGCGTCGCCGATCTGATGATCACCGACATCTCCGCCGTCGCCTACGACTGGCTGACCACCGCCAAGCCGCTGATCGTGACCCAGCCGGAGGAGACCTCGGCGGTCGTCGATCCGACGAGCTTCATTGCTGATCTTGAGTTGGTGCCGTCCGGTGACGCCGGCCGGATCGTCTCGATCGTGCAGCGGGCGTTGACCGATCCCGCCCAACTCGAGCAGATGCAGCGCTGGTGCAGCTACTACTACGGCGACACCAGTCCGGGCGCATCGATGGCGCGGTTCATCGATGCGGTCGAGCGCATGATCGCCGAACGAGACACCTGGGTCGGAGTTGATCATCCGGTTGCCGATGATCTTGATCGGGTCGGGCAGGTGGTTGGCTGA
- a CDS encoding DUF5615 family PIN-like protein, whose protein sequence is MTARFMLDEHLPPVIAEQLAARSIDAVAVSSRPDLRTLPDPEILQAAAAEKRILVTRNIGDFVQLDTEWAAAGRGHSGILCIANRRFPENRGLIGALTAALTEWSESGPDIAGTHWFL, encoded by the coding sequence GTGACCGCCCGCTTCATGCTGGACGAGCACCTTCCGCCCGTGATTGCCGAGCAACTGGCCGCGCGATCGATCGACGCTGTCGCAGTGTCCTCCAGGCCCGACCTGCGGACACTCCCGGACCCGGAGATCCTCCAGGCGGCTGCAGCTGAGAAGCGAATCCTGGTGACGCGCAACATCGGAGACTTCGTGCAACTCGACACCGAATGGGCTGCGGCGGGCCGGGGGCACTCAGGAATACTGTGCATCGCAAACCGCAGATTCCCGGAGAATCGCGGACTGATCGGTGCGCTGACGGCTGCCCTCACCGAGTGGTCCGAGTCGGGTCCAGACATAGCAGGAACCCATTGGTTCCTCTGA
- a CDS encoding MFS transporter — protein sequence MSSAQLQSVSGSALGQRPGYRWLVLTVCWLAFILTSVDRSVWGPAAPSVGSALGVPIAALGIFATTYYIGYVVTNFLGGVASDWVGPRVVLTASIGVAGICMILFGTVQSFAFGLALQGILGFFAGADYSAGAKTITSWFAPKERNLAFGFYITATSLGTVIANLAVPHLIENAGWRPSYFLFGSICIVLAVVIALVLRTGPLEVAPSGTRRLPSLKSLADRDLIFLAIAGFGSLWGTYGFVTWSNTLMIKGSGIDPVDAGLVVALFAITAVIFKPVVGFVSYRAGGRKKLIIVGILAMFAIMLLIFGQLHSFTAFLIAAPFLGFAGYCYSPLQNAMIQDLAAPGTAGSAAGSVNAVWQLGSVVVPTVVGLVYAATSSVYSAFIVLAIGPVVGLLVTLLINEKRYAR from the coding sequence ATGTCCTCGGCACAACTGCAGTCCGTTTCCGGCTCCGCGCTCGGTCAGCGACCCGGCTACCGCTGGCTCGTGCTCACGGTCTGCTGGCTGGCGTTCATCCTGACTTCGGTCGACCGATCCGTGTGGGGACCGGCCGCGCCGTCGGTCGGATCGGCGCTCGGGGTCCCGATCGCCGCCCTCGGCATCTTCGCCACCACGTACTACATCGGCTACGTGGTGACGAACTTCCTCGGCGGAGTGGCCAGCGACTGGGTCGGGCCGCGGGTCGTGCTGACCGCCTCGATCGGCGTCGCCGGCATCTGCATGATCTTGTTCGGTACGGTGCAGAGTTTCGCGTTCGGCCTTGCTCTGCAGGGAATCCTCGGCTTCTTCGCCGGCGCAGACTACAGTGCGGGGGCGAAGACGATCACCAGCTGGTTCGCGCCGAAGGAACGCAATCTGGCGTTCGGCTTCTACATCACCGCGACCTCGCTCGGCACCGTGATCGCCAACCTGGCCGTGCCGCACCTGATCGAGAATGCGGGCTGGCGGCCCTCGTACTTCCTGTTCGGCAGCATCTGCATCGTGCTGGCGGTCGTGATCGCGCTGGTGCTGCGGACCGGACCGCTGGAGGTCGCGCCCTCCGGCACTCGGCGGCTGCCCAGTCTGAAGTCGCTGGCAGATCGCGATCTGATTTTCCTGGCGATCGCCGGCTTCGGCTCGCTGTGGGGCACGTACGGTTTCGTCACCTGGTCCAACACGTTGATGATCAAGGGCTCCGGCATCGATCCGGTCGACGCCGGGCTGGTGGTCGCACTGTTCGCGATCACCGCGGTGATCTTCAAGCCCGTGGTCGGTTTCGTGTCCTACCGGGCCGGCGGCCGGAAGAAGTTGATCATCGTCGGCATCCTGGCCATGTTCGCGATCATGCTGTTGATCTTCGGCCAACTGCACAGCTTCACCGCGTTCCTGATCGCCGCGCCCTTCCTCGGCTTCGCCGGCTACTGCTACAGCCCGCTGCAGAACGCGATGATCCAGGACCTCGCCGCCCCGGGCACCGCCGGTTCGGCCGCCGGCTCGGTGAACGCGGTCTGGCAGCTCGGCAGCGTCGTGGTGCCCACCGTCGTCGGCCTGGTCTACGCCGCCACCAGTTCGGTCTACAGCGCGTTCATCGTGCTGGCCATCGGCCCCGTCGTCGGCCTGCTGGTGACCCTGCTGATCAACGAGAAGCGCTACGCCCGCTGA
- a CDS encoding zinc metalloprotease, with the protein MESSNDVDRWRTAPGLELLGPVQDSGLQSATYLVRRSDGQVVQVSALIELVLQELSPDRTLPQVAEAVSRDYDRVLTPDGLLHLLTNALSRLGLVSPAGEVTDVQVTAGPSAAAGPGQAPTTLPRATPILSLSFRGTLVPPSVTRRLASVLRPAYWPPVVWVALVALVGLDVWTLISAGRAGLASALTEVLSTPWLLLALYVTMTLTSLVHELGHATACRYSGGRPGRIGFGIYLVFLAFYTDVTDAYRLSRNGRLRTDLGGLYFNALTVIGMAIAYLVTGHGFFLLVLILLQVEMVQQLLPLVRFDGYYILADLTGVPNLFSRIRPVLMGLRPGRRADRPASDLKPGARRFVTIWVLIVVPVLVFSFGWLLWNLPVIIRTTMQSVGVQLDQFQVGMQRHEISLLILSVVSVLLLMLPLLGIAVLFWRLGRSLVRWALGSSTADQDHSAAQPDQSSVTAAQPDQRSLSLPRGRQDPTNQDRQPTGSVPRHSAGTDSL; encoded by the coding sequence ATGGAGTCGTCGAACGACGTGGACCGCTGGCGCACCGCGCCCGGTTTGGAGTTGTTGGGCCCCGTGCAGGACTCGGGCCTGCAGTCGGCCACCTACCTGGTACGGCGCTCCGACGGCCAGGTCGTGCAGGTGTCGGCTCTGATCGAGCTCGTGCTGCAGGAACTCTCCCCCGACCGTACGTTGCCGCAGGTCGCCGAAGCGGTCAGCCGGGATTACGACCGGGTGCTGACGCCGGACGGCCTGCTGCATCTGCTGACGAACGCGTTATCTCGGCTGGGGTTGGTGAGTCCAGCCGGCGAGGTGACGGATGTGCAGGTGACCGCCGGACCGTCGGCAGCGGCGGGTCCGGGTCAAGCGCCGACCACGTTGCCGCGGGCAACTCCCATTCTCTCGTTGAGTTTCCGCGGCACTCTGGTGCCCCCGTCCGTCACCCGCCGGCTGGCGTCGGTGCTTCGTCCGGCCTACTGGCCGCCGGTCGTCTGGGTCGCGCTGGTCGCACTCGTCGGACTGGACGTGTGGACCTTGATCAGCGCCGGTCGAGCCGGTCTGGCCAGTGCGCTGACCGAGGTGTTGAGTACGCCGTGGCTGCTGCTGGCGCTGTACGTCACGATGACGCTGACCTCGCTGGTGCACGAACTCGGTCATGCCACGGCCTGCCGTTACAGCGGCGGACGGCCGGGCCGGATCGGCTTCGGCATCTACCTCGTCTTCCTGGCCTTCTACACCGACGTGACCGATGCGTACCGGCTCAGCCGCAACGGCCGGCTGCGTACCGATCTCGGCGGTCTCTACTTCAACGCGCTCACGGTGATCGGGATGGCGATCGCCTATCTGGTCACCGGGCACGGGTTCTTCCTGCTGGTGTTGATCTTGCTCCAGGTGGAGATGGTGCAGCAGCTGCTGCCGCTGGTGCGGTTCGACGGGTATTACATCCTCGCCGATCTGACCGGCGTGCCGAATCTGTTCTCCCGGATCCGGCCGGTGTTGATGGGACTGCGGCCGGGACGTCGCGCTGACCGACCGGCCTCGGATCTCAAACCCGGTGCGCGCAGGTTCGTCACCATCTGGGTGCTGATCGTGGTACCGGTGCTGGTGTTCAGTTTCGGTTGGCTGCTGTGGAATCTGCCGGTGATCATCAGGACGACCATGCAGTCGGTCGGTGTGCAGCTGGACCAGTTCCAGGTCGGGATGCAACGCCACGAGATCAGCTTGTTGATCTTGTCCGTGGTCTCGGTGCTGTTGCTGATGCTGCCGCTGCTCGGCATCGCGGTGCTCTTCTGGCGGCTCGGCCGATCGCTGGTCCGCTGGGCACTCGGCAGCTCCACCGCCGACCAAGATCACAGTGCAGCCCAACCCGATCAAAGCTCCGTGACTGCAGCCCAACCCGATCAAAGGTCCCTGAGCCTGCCGAGGGGCCGTCAAGATCCTACGAACCAAGATCGACAACCGACCGGCAGCGTGCCACGCCACAGCGCCGGGACGGACAGTCTCTGA